The Candidatus Binataceae bacterium genome includes a window with the following:
- a CDS encoding SDR family oxidoreductase: MKLKGKVAIVTGAGRGIGEATALAFARQGARLVIASRTETELVQVSRTIAQMGGEVVVKVANVTDSVDVHNLVAAAMNSYGAVDILVNAAGVYGPIGPMWEVSPEKWLQAFQINLYGTFLCCRAVLAHMVEKRSGSIINYSGGGATAPLARFSAYGASKAAVVRLTETLAEEVKQYDIRVNAIAPGAVDTKLQDEVLAAGERAGRLLAQIRELRETGKGGVPRELPAELAVFLASKESLPLTGKLISAPHDGWQTWDPARIEEVASLPWFTLRRMDPFTLKPLMQNLENTPER, from the coding sequence TTGAAACTCAAAGGTAAGGTTGCGATTGTGACCGGAGCAGGCCGTGGTATTGGCGAAGCTACCGCCCTGGCTTTTGCTCGGCAGGGCGCGCGCCTGGTAATCGCGTCACGAACTGAAACGGAATTGGTGCAGGTCTCGCGGACCATTGCGCAGATGGGTGGCGAGGTTGTCGTGAAGGTCGCTAACGTGACTGATTCGGTCGATGTCCACAATCTGGTCGCTGCGGCGATGAACAGTTACGGTGCGGTTGACATACTGGTCAACGCGGCAGGCGTATACGGTCCGATCGGGCCGATGTGGGAAGTCTCTCCGGAGAAATGGCTCCAGGCGTTCCAAATCAACCTATACGGGACGTTTTTGTGTTGTCGAGCGGTTCTGGCTCACATGGTGGAGAAGCGCTCGGGCAGCATAATTAATTATTCAGGAGGAGGCGCGACCGCTCCATTGGCTCGATTCTCGGCCTATGGCGCTTCCAAGGCAGCGGTTGTGCGACTGACCGAGACTTTGGCTGAGGAGGTCAAGCAGTACGATATCCGTGTCAATGCCATCGCACCAGGTGCGGTCGATACCAAACTTCAAGACGAGGTGCTGGCCGCGGGTGAACGGGCAGGCCGTCTGTTGGCGCAGATTCGCGAGCTGAGAGAAACCGGCAAGGGTGGCGTGCCGCGCGAGTTGCCGGCGGAGTTGGCGGTTTTTCTGGCTTCTAAAGAATCCCTTCCGCTTACCGGTAAGCTGATTTCCGCGCCTCACGATGGCTGGCAAACCTGGGATCCAGCCAGGATTGAAGAGGTGGCGTCGCTGCCCTGGTTTACCCTACGGCGAATGGACCCGTTCACCTTGAAACCTCTTATGCAGAACCTCGAAAATACGCCCGAGCGATAG
- a CDS encoding Gfo/Idh/MocA family oxidoreductase: protein MKIGQIKIGVVGCGLIGARRARIARESGDRVVVVGDTNPDRARHVAQDMGCEWSTDWRAITRADLDAVVVATSNDWLAPVTVEALTHRKHVLVEKPMARNLAEARTVIAALESNSGLVLKAGFNHRFHPAVLRAHELYEQGAIGEVLFLRGRYGHGGRPGYEREWRADVNVSGGGELLDQGVHLIDLFNWFVPDLEEAFGYTAAYVWKSAAHVRPAEDNAFAMFRGARGQTASLHVSWTQWKNLFSLEVFGRTGYLLIEGLGGSYGIERLVIGRRRMEGGVPQEESIEYSGPDGSWAAEWREFRRAIEHGAQPIGSGRDGLKALQVIDAVYRSVSTHTASRL, encoded by the coding sequence TTGAAGATTGGACAAATAAAAATCGGGGTTGTGGGCTGCGGCTTGATCGGCGCCCGGCGTGCCAGGATAGCACGGGAGAGCGGCGACCGGGTGGTCGTGGTTGGCGACACCAATCCTGACCGCGCCCGTCACGTCGCGCAAGATATGGGATGCGAATGGTCAACCGACTGGCGGGCGATTACGCGCGCCGACCTCGATGCGGTGGTGGTGGCGACTTCCAACGACTGGCTCGCCCCGGTTACCGTTGAAGCGCTGACCCATCGGAAACACGTGCTGGTCGAAAAGCCGATGGCGCGAAATCTCGCCGAGGCGCGGACGGTTATAGCTGCTTTGGAAAGCAATTCCGGTCTGGTCCTGAAAGCCGGATTCAACCATCGCTTTCACCCCGCGGTGCTTCGCGCCCATGAACTCTACGAACAAGGAGCGATCGGTGAAGTGCTCTTTCTTCGAGGCCGCTACGGGCACGGCGGTAGACCGGGCTACGAACGGGAATGGCGGGCGGACGTCAATGTTTCGGGAGGCGGAGAGTTGCTTGACCAGGGCGTGCATCTTATCGACCTGTTTAATTGGTTCGTTCCGGATCTGGAGGAAGCTTTCGGCTATACCGCGGCCTATGTCTGGAAGTCGGCGGCGCACGTGCGCCCGGCCGAGGATAACGCCTTCGCGATGTTTCGTGGCGCCCGCGGTCAGACCGCCTCGCTCCACGTCAGTTGGACCCAGTGGAAAAACCTTTTTTCACTCGAAGTATTCGGTCGAACCGGCTATCTACTGATAGAAGGTTTGGGCGGAAGTTATGGAATCGAGCGACTGGTTATTGGCCGTCGCCGGATGGAGGGCGGCGTGCCTCAGGAGGAGAGCATCGAATATTCAGGTCCGGATGGTTCTTGGGCGGCCGAATGGCGGGAATTCAGGCGCGCCATCGAGCATGGTGCTCAACCGATAGGTAGCGGTCGCGATGGCCTCAAGGCGCTGCAAGTGATCGACGCGGTATATCGGTCAGTGAGCACCCATACGGCCTCAAGACTGTAG
- a CDS encoding nucleotide sugar dehydrogenase — protein sequence MANICIAGLWHQGAVLSACLADLGHQVRGVDESQLVDSLNHGEPAVYEPLLGEIVRRNLDARRLEFTSDYARALRGADYAYISIDTPVDTHDRSNLETIIAAARRIAASRSGDLTLVITAQVPIGTCRKLAELVSENNPANPVTVAYVPEFLRLGAAVETFRQADRFVIGCDDPATASRLADLYRPLKRPVVTTDLASAEMAKHASNAFLATSISFINEISDLCEELGADASEVAKIMKLDRRIGPYAFLSPGLGFAGGTLGRELRALQELGSRTTLKTALIDATVAVNDSRAGLIARKLIRHYGSLKGLQVAILGLTYKAGTSTLRRAISLDIIRQLDQGGAVVKAFDPLARLGEVPDLPPFKMCADVYEAAADSDAVVLVTEWDGLNDVNLKRLRSATRRALFIDSRNLLDPGLLREAGFTYSGIGR from the coding sequence ATGGCGAATATCTGCATTGCGGGATTATGGCATCAGGGCGCGGTTCTCAGCGCTTGCTTGGCGGACCTCGGACATCAGGTTCGTGGCGTGGATGAATCGCAACTGGTTGATTCCTTGAACCATGGCGAGCCGGCAGTTTACGAGCCGCTGTTGGGCGAAATTGTGCGGCGTAATTTGGATGCGCGCAGGCTCGAATTTACCAGTGATTATGCGCGGGCCTTGCGCGGCGCTGATTACGCGTACATCTCGATCGATACGCCTGTCGATACCCACGACCGCTCCAATTTGGAAACTATTATTGCGGCGGCTCGGCGAATTGCCGCGTCCAGGTCCGGAGATTTAACTCTAGTAATTACCGCTCAGGTTCCTATCGGGACCTGTCGGAAGTTGGCGGAGTTGGTCAGTGAAAACAACCCGGCTAATCCCGTGACTGTGGCCTACGTGCCAGAATTTTTACGCCTAGGGGCAGCCGTCGAGACCTTTCGTCAAGCCGATCGGTTTGTCATCGGGTGTGACGATCCGGCGACTGCATCGCGCTTGGCCGATTTGTACCGGCCTTTAAAGCGTCCCGTTGTGACCACTGATCTGGCTTCAGCGGAAATGGCAAAGCACGCCTCTAATGCGTTTCTTGCCACGTCGATCAGCTTCATTAATGAAATTTCCGATCTGTGCGAGGAGTTGGGCGCCGACGCCAGCGAGGTTGCCAAGATCATGAAGTTGGACCGGCGTATCGGCCCATACGCATTTCTTTCCCCGGGACTGGGATTCGCCGGAGGCACGCTAGGCCGCGAGCTGCGGGCATTGCAAGAGTTGGGCAGCAGGACCACGCTCAAGACCGCTCTTATCGATGCCACGGTGGCGGTCAATGATTCTCGTGCCGGCTTGATCGCGCGAAAGCTGATTAGACATTACGGGTCGCTTAAGGGTTTGCAGGTGGCGATTTTGGGCCTCACCTACAAGGCTGGCACCAGCACCTTGCGGCGTGCCATTAGCCTAGACATTATTCGCCAACTCGACCAAGGAGGCGCGGTGGTCAAAGCCTTCGACCCGTTGGCCCGTCTAGGCGAGGTGCCGGACCTTCCCCCCTTCAAGATGTGCGCCGATGTTTATGAGGCGGCCGCGGACAGCGACGCGGTCGTATTGGTAACCGAGTGGGATGGGCTAAACGATGTTAATTTAAAACGTTTACGTAGCGCCACCCGACGAGCGCTATTTATCGATTCGCGCAATTTGCTGGATCCGGGGCTGCTGCGCGAGGCCGGCTTTACTTACTCCGGCATTGGCAGATAA
- a CDS encoding SIS domain-containing protein: MKEEVRDYVDAYLAQVVEISGLLSRPAIIKIVEGLVALRDTGGRLFILGVGGSAGNASHAVNDFRKIADIESYAPTDNVSELTARINDDGWNGAYAAWLAGSRLSAKDALMIFSVGGGSEERGISVNLVEAIKLARSVGARVFGVVGRDGGYTAQAADACVIVPTIQEATVTPHTEAFQGIIWHLIVSHPALRANEMKWERAR; encoded by the coding sequence ATGAAAGAAGAAGTCAGAGATTACGTGGATGCTTACTTGGCTCAGGTGGTAGAAATTTCTGGCCTCCTTTCGCGGCCAGCCATCATCAAAATTGTTGAGGGGCTAGTCGCGCTGCGCGATACAGGCGGGCGATTATTTATCTTGGGAGTGGGCGGAAGTGCGGGCAACGCTTCACACGCGGTCAACGATTTCCGTAAAATCGCCGATATCGAGAGCTATGCGCCAACCGACAACGTGTCGGAGCTGACCGCCCGGATCAATGACGACGGCTGGAACGGCGCTTATGCGGCTTGGCTGGCCGGTAGCCGCTTGTCGGCGAAAGATGCCTTGATGATTTTTTCGGTGGGTGGGGGCAGCGAGGAGCGCGGGATCAGTGTCAACCTGGTCGAGGCAATAAAGCTGGCGCGCTCGGTTGGTGCCAGAGTGTTCGGAGTCGTTGGTCGCGATGGTGGCTACACCGCGCAGGCGGCCGATGCTTGCGTGATTGTGCCCACAATCCAGGAGGCCACGGTTACTCCTCACACGGAAGCATTCCAAGGCATCATTTGGCACCTGATTGTTTCGCATCCAGCACTGCGCGCTAATGAAATGAAATGGGAGCGTGCCCGCTAA
- the asnB gene encoding asparagine synthase (glutamine-hydrolyzing), with translation MCGITGSVNWGERSVLTAMTDTLRHRGPDDCGIEFFEEHRVGLGHRRLSIIDLSPAGHQPMSNGSGKLWLVFNGEIYNFPELRQELVKLGHRFKSQTDTEVILHLYESEGRAGIQKLEGMFAFALLDRPARKLVLARDALGIKPLYYYHHDGRFLFGSEIKAILAAGAYSPDLNWQGLYDFLTFNCVPGPHTMFAGIDQLPPAHTLELDLDSDKIRLERFWSPGQSTVGERWSSDDATMRLRELLTESVRAQMISDVPLGAFLSGGVDSPILVGLMAQLSSKPVKTFTVSFQGQHMESYDEREAARKVAEHFATEHHEITVNAGRPYDILRLVEYFDQPFANPTSYLMYLICSATRPEATVAICGAGGDELFAGYPRYRAVASARWLRFVPKFAFEGARGLLSLIPDRLHNPKLRRIRQLVDGIDADFASQYTKWTYYLNEEEKKALLRDNHRVRELSSSDRVVRRYLDGDLTDLNRVLGADVQTFLVDNLLEYTDKMSMAASVEVRVPFLDRRVVDHSFNIPFEDKLRGSRSKITLKQAFSDLLPAANAVAPKKGFVAPLALWINEALGSYFDRFMTRAATLRQGIFDWDYLESLRGQHRAGRCDYSYELYGVIMFDLWYRRYILGDCAAVDETRELIS, from the coding sequence ATGTGCGGCATAACCGGCTCCGTTAACTGGGGTGAACGCTCCGTGCTTACCGCGATGACTGATACGCTCAGACATCGCGGTCCGGATGATTGCGGCATCGAGTTCTTCGAGGAGCATAGGGTGGGCTTGGGACATCGGCGCCTAAGCATTATCGACCTTTCGCCCGCCGGCCATCAGCCGATGAGCAATGGTTCCGGGAAGCTCTGGCTGGTATTTAACGGGGAGATCTATAATTTTCCGGAATTGCGTCAGGAATTAGTTAAGCTGGGCCATCGTTTCAAGTCGCAGACTGATACCGAAGTAATCCTTCATCTTTACGAAAGTGAAGGCCGCGCGGGAATCCAAAAGCTGGAGGGAATGTTTGCATTTGCCTTGCTGGACCGTCCGGCCCGTAAGCTGGTTCTCGCGCGTGATGCACTTGGTATCAAGCCCTTGTATTATTATCATCACGATGGCCGGTTTCTCTTCGGGTCCGAAATCAAAGCAATCCTGGCGGCGGGCGCCTATTCTCCCGATCTCAATTGGCAGGGACTATACGACTTTCTGACTTTCAATTGCGTACCCGGGCCGCACACCATGTTTGCTGGAATTGACCAGTTGCCGCCCGCGCATACGCTGGAGCTGGACCTGGACAGCGATAAGATTCGACTGGAGCGCTTTTGGAGCCCCGGGCAAAGCACGGTTGGCGAACGCTGGTCATCGGACGACGCGACCATGCGCCTGCGGGAGTTGCTGACCGAGAGCGTCCGCGCGCAGATGATAAGTGACGTGCCGCTGGGCGCCTTTCTCAGCGGTGGGGTGGATTCGCCGATATTGGTGGGCCTGATGGCTCAGCTTTCATCTAAGCCAGTCAAGACCTTCACGGTCTCCTTCCAAGGACAGCACATGGAGTCCTACGATGAGCGCGAGGCGGCGCGCAAAGTCGCAGAACATTTTGCCACTGAGCATCACGAAATAACCGTCAATGCCGGCAGACCCTATGATATCCTGCGGCTGGTAGAGTATTTCGACCAGCCCTTTGCTAACCCTACTTCGTACTTGATGTATCTGATCTGCTCGGCGACCCGACCCGAGGCGACTGTTGCGATTTGTGGCGCGGGCGGTGATGAACTGTTCGCGGGCTATCCGCGTTATCGCGCGGTAGCGTCTGCGCGCTGGCTCCGCTTCGTGCCCAAATTTGCCTTTGAAGGCGCGCGCGGCCTGCTGAGCCTGATTCCGGACCGGCTGCACAATCCGAAGCTGCGAAGGATCCGGCAACTTGTCGATGGGATCGACGCCGATTTTGCCAGTCAATACACCAAGTGGACTTATTATCTTAACGAGGAGGAAAAGAAGGCGCTGCTTCGCGACAACCACCGCGTGCGCGAACTGTCATCGTCCGACCGAGTGGTTCGCCGCTATCTGGACGGCGACCTCACGGATCTCAACCGAGTGCTCGGTGCCGACGTCCAAACCTTCCTGGTGGACAATTTGCTCGAGTATACCGACAAGATGAGCATGGCCGCAAGTGTCGAGGTGCGCGTGCCATTTCTGGACCGCCGCGTGGTGGATCATAGCTTTAACATTCCGTTTGAGGACAAACTTCGCGGATCTCGCAGCAAAATTACGCTTAAGCAGGCGTTTAGTGATCTATTGCCGGCCGCCAACGCCGTGGCGCCAAAGAAGGGGTTCGTGGCGCCTTTGGCTCTGTGGATCAACGAGGCACTAGGTTCCTACTTCGACCGCTTCATGACTCGGGCGGCAACACTGCGGCAGGGGATCTTCGATTGGGACTACCTTGAATCGCTCCGCGGCCAACATCGTGCCGGACGATGCGATTATTCCTACGAACTATATGGAGTGATAATGTTTGATTTGTGGTACAGACGCTACATTCTCGGAGATTGCGCTGCCGTCGATGAAACGCGAGAGCTGATCAGCTAA